One genomic region from Yamadazyma tenuis chromosome 4, complete sequence encodes:
- a CDS encoding uncharacterized protein (COG:K; EggNog:ENOG503NVE3): MSQVFVAKVKNVLNGDTIVLVPSKTTQVPAPERVLTLSYVRSNDSFESREFVRQLLIGKDVKFKVEYKNPTTGREFGDVQAPIFKSLAAYLVERGIVKLKDNINEDSEFIENLRALEEKAKTKNEGLWDSSVKPIEVVAIDEAIIEKSQKNPITTIVERVISGDRVIGRIIVNKHQHVSTPLLLAGLKCPRTDDASQSKLLTTTAQQAKSFVEDKFLTTKAVLKVKIVGENQAGLPVALFEHPSGNNIHEKLLENGLAEVVDWQSTLIGSSTMSGLRKAEQTAKALGKGMYATAKPSGTSSTGALSGKISTKHLRPGLTIDGVTITRVVQADTLNIRIPSGEEITVQLASVRAPKPNDSTVTSNKQLQLAIANSAREFVRQYAAGKSATVYIDGFRNANKELGFDSRFLVSVKIGKTDLSELILENGWAGVIKHNKQTLDERSLNWDKLVEIEEEQKRLGKNGVYYKGDISKIVTVGTRIVDASENSARAKSFFGGFKQKGRIGGGYHVEFVPSTSKVRLFNPKEGLKLTLILGGLSNQKNEVSEEGLKYLNSKVLQKNIEFEVYDMDKIGGFIGNLFLNSSSLKPFQVNLLEQGYVQTHDIAVGFNSFEKDLVTAEDSAKSSKKGLWAHERVDQIAQDFSKVQLEVKPIFRDIEVTYVDSTGVIYFQNLDAAVKSKFNSFKQEFDEFHQQIPSATSVSSDLPFNLTKAPKKNEYVSIKLEDNNKYYRGKVLGYNKATGLYEVKHIDYGNVDEVPLSSLRALPLFYSVGAIPAFSNSCKLQYVELAPSKPVDYLTESLNLLDELTFEKKLVISGLPSKTTGVDYDVILYDSEASLKDPTHTLNKQMVKKGLAIVDEKQKSTNEIFAQLKAAQTAAINAHKGCWEYGEVAFEEED, encoded by the coding sequence ATGAGTCAGGTGTTTGTAGCTAAAGTCAAAAATGTGTTAAACGGTGACACCATTGTTCTTGTGCCATCCAAGACCACACAAGTGCCTGCTCCTGAAAGGGTTTTAACCTTATCCTACGTGAGATCAAACGACTCGTTTGAATCGAGAGAATTCGTCAGACAGTTGTTAATAGGAAAAGACGTAAAGTTTAAGGTGGAGTATAAAAACCCAACTACTGGAAGAGAGTTTGGCGATGTTCAAGCTCctatcttcaagtctcttGCTGCATATTTGGTTGAAAGAGGTATtgtgaagttgaaggatAATATCAACGAAGACTCTGAATTTATTGAAAACCTTAGAGCATTGGAGGAAAAGGCCAAGACCAAAAACGAAGGATTGTGGGATTCATCGGTCAAGCCTATTGAAGTTGTAGCCATTGATGAAGCGATCATCGAAAAGTCCCAGAAAAACCCAATAACCACTATTGTGGAAAGAGTCATTTCTGGTGACAGAGTTATTGGAAGAATCATTGTCAACAAGCACCAACATGTTTCTACTCCATTGTTGTTAGCTGGTCTCAAGTGTCCAAGAACGGACGATGCTTCTCAATCTAAATTGTTGACTACTACTGCTCAACAAGCCAAgctgtttgtggaagaCAAATTCTTGACCACAAAAGCAGTTTTGAAGGTCAAAATCGTCGGTGAGAACCAAGCTGGTTTGCCAGTGGCCTTATTTGAGCATCCTTCTGGTAACAATATCCACGAGAAGTTATTGGAGAACGGACTTgctgaagttgttgattggCAATCAACTTTGATTGGCTCCAGTACTATGTCGGGGTTGAGAAAAGCTGAACAAACTGCTAAGGCATTGGGAAAGGGCATGTATGCTACCGCTAAACCATCGGGAACTTCTTCCACTGGTGCTTTGAGTGGTAAGATCTCTACCAAGCACTTGAGACCAGGTTTAACTATTGATGGTgtcaccatcaccagagTTGTTCAGGCCGATACTTTGAACATCAGAATACCATCTGGAGAAGAGATCACCGTTCAATTGGCGTCTGTGAGAGCCCCAAAGCCTAACGATTCCACTGTGACTTCCAATaaacaactccaacttgcCATTGCCAATAGTGCAAGAGAATTCGTTAGACAATATGCAGCTGGAAAGTCGGCTACCGTGTACATCGATGGTTTCAGAAACGCAAACAAAGAGTTGGGTTTTGACTCCAGATTTTTAGTTAGTGTCAAGATTGGCAAAACTGATTTGAGTGAATTAATACTTGAAAATGGTTGGGCCGGAGTTATCAAGCATAATAAGCAAACATTGGATGAAAGATCTTTGAACTGGGATAAGTTGGTTGAGATCGAGGAAGAGCAGAAAAGATTGGGGAAGAATGGTGTCTATTATAAAGGGGATATCAGTAAGATTGTTACTGTCGGTACAAGAATTGTTGATGCTTCGGAAAATTCTGCCAGGGCCAAatctttctttggtggttttAAGCAAAAGGGTagaattggtggtggttaCCATGTTGAGTTTGTTCCATCTACAAGTAAAGTTCGGTTATTCAACCCTAAGGAAGGTCTTAAATTGACGTTGATTTTGGGAGGATTATCTAACCAGAAAAATgaagtttctgaagaaggtttgaagtatttgaactCCAAAGTTCTCCAGAAAAATATTGAATTTGAGGTCTACGACATGGACAAAATTGGTGGATTCATTGGTAACCTTTTCTTaaacagcagcagcttAAAACCATTCCAGGTCAATTTGTTAGAACAAGGATATGTTCAAACCCATGATATCGCTGTTGGTTTCAActcttttgaaaaagatttAGTGACAGCTGAGGATTCTGCAAAGAGCTCCAAGAAAGGATTGTGGGCACATGAAcgtgttgatcaaattgcCCAAGACTTTTCAAAGgtacaacttgaagtaAAGCCAATTTTCAGGGATATTGAGGTAACTTATGTTGATTCCACCGGGGTTATCTATTTTCAAAACTTAGATGCTGCCGTGAAAAGCAAGTTCAATCTGTTCaaacaagaatttgatgaattcCACCAACAGATTCCAAGTGCCACGAGTGTTTCCTCAGACTTACcattcaacttgacgaaagctccaaagaagaatgaaTACGTTTCTATCAAATTGGAGGATAACAACAAGTACTACAGAGGTAAGGTCTTGGGTTACAACAAAGCAACCGGACTCTATGAGGTTAAGCACATTGACTATGGCAATGTCGATGAAGTTCCATTATCTTCATTGAGAGCTTTACCTCTTTTCTACTCCGTGGGTGCTATTCCAGCATTTAGTAACTCCTGTAAGTTACAGTATGTTGAATTGGCACCTTCTAAACCTGTTGACTATTTAACAGAATCATTGAACTTACTTGATGAGTTAACGTTCgagaagaaacttgttATCTCAGGCTTACCATCAAAGACTACCGGTGTTGACTACGACGTTATCTTGTACGATTCCGAAgcatctttgaaagacCCAACTCATACTCTTAACAAACAGATGGTCAAAAAAGGGTTAGCgattgttgatgaaaaacaaaaatCGACCAATGAGATCTTTGCCCAATTAAAAGCAGCTCAAACAGCAGCCATCAATGCCCATAAAGGTTGTTGGGAATATGGTGAAGTagcatttgaagaagaagattag
- the ubc7 gene encoding ubiquitin conjugating enzyme Ubc7/UbcP3 (EggNog:ENOG503NW12; COG:O) → MALRTTAQKRLLKEYQQLCKDPPPGIVAGPVSEDDLFIWECLLEGPSGTPYEHGVFPATLKFPKDYPLAPPILQFDPPLLHPNIYADGTVCISILHAPGEDPNRYERPEERWSPVQSIEKILLSVMSMLAEPNPESGANIDACKLWRDNRQEYDRQVRQHVQKSLGL, encoded by the coding sequence ATGGCACTCAGAACAACCGCACAAAAACGATTGCTTAAGGAGTATCAACAATTGTGCAAAGACCCACCTCCTGGGATCGTGGCCGGACctgtttctgaagatgacTTGTTCATCTGGGAATGTCTCCTCGAAGGTCCTTCAGGAACTCCATATGAACATGGGGTTTTCCCGGCCACGTTAAAATTCCCCAAAGACTATCCGTTGGCGCCTCCAATATTACAGTTTGATCCTCCGCTATTGCATCCTAACATTTATGCTGACGGGACAGTGTGTATTTCCATTTTACATGCTCCTGGAGAAGATCCTAATCGATACGAAAGACCCGAAGAAAGATGGTCTCCAGTACAGAGTATAGAGAAGATTCTATTGAGCGTAATGCTGATGTTAGCTGAGCCTAACCCTGAAAGTGGTGCTAATATTGATGCCTGTAAGCTCTGGAGAGATAATCGACAGGAATATGACCGTCAAGTAAGACAGCATGTCCAGAAATCCTTGGGACTATAG
- the CBP1 gene encoding carbohydrate-binding module 1 protein (EggNog:ENOG503P0GX; COG:Q), translating into MASMNTKVCIVGAGVAGLKTAHTLLNDPKSKFKAEDVLILEAQDRIGGRVLTDKTSSKLGYSYDIGGAWFHDCLSNTVLQESIDSGLFVVQKDGYFDDKDITVYDKDFNNQPVPVTDLKLNRVKEELEKFIEVYYHEDLSRKDMSLLEITDVYIKRYGDRLTSEQKKYLKKMIRYFELWDGFSADKISARYSLNDHEGRNLYNLKGYSFLLDELLRKIPASQIRTNTKVNTIVRNNKHNETKLRVETDKGIVYCDYLVVTVPLSILKLPSSHPYGISWEPSLPASITEALDATCFAALGKVIFEFNDVWWDKDVEQILHLPEETGSVELSAVLNQPPQKLIYPYLLVNYEALHKKDNKKTAQGGSFVLLTQAPLTQYLEENPDKAWDYFKASFKSFVQPGRTISEPINVITTKWTTNPYIRGSYSGVEVNGSYEDMVAQLSGEIEGLGLGYSTVRFAGEHATAVGSGCIHGAYTSGEREAAWILNHYNSLKWTL; encoded by the coding sequence ATGGCTTCCATGAATACTAAAGTGTGTATTGTCGGTGCCGGGGTGGCTGGTCTTAAGACAGCACATACGTTGCTTAACGACCCCAAGTCTAAATTTAAAGCCGAAGATGTGCTTATACTCGAAGCCCAAGATCGCATCGGTGGAAGAGTGTTAACTGATAAGACTTCTTCGAAATTGGGCTACTCCTATGATATTGGTGGTGCCTGGTTCCATGACTGTTTATCCAACACTGTGTTACAGGAGAGCATTGATAGTGGGTTATTTGTCGTCCAGAAAGATGGTtattttgatgataaagaTATTACTGTTTACGACAAAGACTTTAATAACCAGCCAGTTCCAGTGACTGACCTCAAGCTCAACCGAGTTAAGGAAGAGCTTGAGAAGTTCATCGAGGTATATTATCACGAAGATTTGTCCAGAAAGGATATGTCGTTGTTGGAGATAACCGATGTATATATAAAGAGGTACGGTGACAGACTTACATCTGAGCAGAAAAaatatttgaaaaagatgatTAGATACTTTGAGTTGTGGGACGGCTTTAGTGCCGATAAGATCAGTGCCCGGTACTCTCTCAATGATCACGAAGGCAGAAACTTGTACAATCTCAAAGGATATTCGTTCTTGTTGGATGAGTTGTTGAGGAAAATCCCTGCCTCTCAAATCCGTACCAATACTAAAGTCAACACAATTGTGAGAAACAACAAGCACAACGAAACGAAATTGAGGGTTGAAACCGACAAGGGTATAGTATATTGTGACTACTTGGTTGTAACTGTTCCCTTGAGTATCTTAAAGCTTCCGAGTTCCCACCCTTATGGAATTTCCTGGGAACCTAGTCTTCCAGCCTCCATAACAGAGGCTCTTGATGCTACTTGTTTTGCAGCGTTAGGCAAAGTGATTTTCGAATTTAATGATGTCTGGTGGGACAAGGACGTTGAGCAGATATTGCACTTACCCGAAGAAACCGGGTCTGTTGAACTTTCAGCTGTACTTAATCAACCTCCTCAGAAATTAATCTATCCGTATTTGCTTGTAAACTATGAAGCTTTACACAAAAAggacaacaagaagaccGCTCAAGGTGGAAGTTTCGTACTTTTAACACAAGCCCCTTTGACCCagtacttggaagaaaacccTGACAAAGCGTGGGATTATTTTAAGGCCTCATTCAAATCGTTTGTGCAACCAGGTCGAACCATATCTGAACCCATTAATGTGATAACGACAAAATGGACCACAAACCCATATATCCGTGGCTCTTATAGTGGAGTTGAAGTGAATGGAAGTTACGAAGACATGGTGGCCCAATTGTCTGGAGAAATCGAAGGACTTGGATTGGGTTACTCAACAGTCAGATTTGCTGGCGAGCACGCTACAGCAGTGGGCAGTGGGTGTATTCACGGGGCGTACACTTCAGGAGAAAGAGAAGCTGCTTGGATCCTAAACCACTACAACTCTTTGAAATGGACTCTTTAA
- a CDS encoding uncharacterized protein (EggNog:ENOG503P426; COG:S; BUSCO:EOG0926506Z): MASKFDAEKAENLGDIEMQFAVKAVTQAETYWGLLEKIPGSKLKLTKFDDDIFEQLLIDFPEFKDPSNVVEVQEEEMKSKEGKEKWRAFCEKFNEIEDYNFGTLLRTKCTDEYTQHGTIFVVRIQFYAFEIARNRYGLNDWVSKK; the protein is encoded by the coding sequence ATGGCATCTAAATTTGACGCTGAAAAGGCAGAAAACTTGGGAGATATCGAAATGCAGTTCGCTGTGAAGGCTGTAACCCAGGCTGAAACATACTGGGGATTATTGGAAAAAATTCCTGgttcaaagttgaagttaaccaaatttgatgatgacatCTTTGAGCAATTACTCATTGACTTTCCCGAATTCAAAGACCCAAGCAATGTGGTCGaggttcaagaagaagaaatgaaaAGCAAGGAAGGAAAGGAAAAATGGAGAGCTTTCTGtgaaaaattcaatgaaatcGAAGACTACAATTTCGGTACTTTATTGAGAACTAAGTGTACTGATGAATACACCCAACATGGTACTATTTTCGTGGTAAGAATCCAATTCTATGCCTTCGAAATCGCCAGAAATAGGTACGGTTTGAACGACTGGGTATCTAAAAAATAG
- the ADI1_2 gene encoding 1,2-dihydroxy-3-keto-5-methylthiopentene dioxygenase (COG:D; EggNog:ENOG503NXU5) has translation MSNSNGVSKLSSWQPQQSLNSNQSSQQPQTQRQQNSQPQAQGSPNQGNQQSPPTPLANYTLPGVISYLTSEFTNLERFKIMSNLERSEMKYRITQLQGELNTLKYTNHQQKLRIEKLEAENDALKNDKGFTVDPPDDLSLVDIPEVDLHLIKESRYQLTKSMKEVIHLLKSPVNANVDYLELPNVTDTSNSFDELLSNDNFVFNAYNRSNGGANDDGNKTSLVNKFFNDDSHSESEDNSDPVHSGSLSEKFDKMTLEAESPVSTESLDVAESDTETVILDGSNDFKFNDIDNIEPNIDDEIKNPPPQLVETKLTIKNDEFKHVKVFRNASDKHIMYLHYDNFETPDELRITLHDAESDQEVMSVTSNTSLIDGIEEILELYILSFDVENEVIRMLAVYDSGQISQIVLDQEDSMSSLISSPTLNGTNILSSALVEFDHKRTGKNKSFGLAVSFSSKPQATIKLYDLNAGPRNDITVKEIGSYNKNFFKFKSAVEGSNFKILKWFKSNSQHTDTPKKGHTHSRSLSNSDSSLSPYNLVLNLGGAIFLFNIASKVSTPISDLTTHFNSDLENNNHNLVIRSPIDSTSFQLEIYDLTSKNPGDPNYITCDEVDDLDRDPESAYTTIFSSDNVSYIIEISKSRLKMYNNLFTLLESFPVTYKDAYKVGNTIVLQQDEELLMFRIK, from the coding sequence ATGAGCAACAGTAATGGCGTATCTAAGCTCTCGCTGTGGCAGCCCCAGCAATCCCTTAACTCGAATCAATCGTcacaacaaccacaaacgcAAAGGCAGCAAAACTCACAACCACAAGCTCAAGGATCACCGaaccaaggaaatcaacaaaGTCCTCCTACTCCCTTGGCCAACTATACTTTACCCGGGGTCATTAGCTACTTGACGAGCGAGTTTACGAACTTGGAGAGATTCAAAATCATGTCTAATTTAGAGAGATCAGAGATGAAATATCGGATCACTCAGTTGCAGGGTGAACTAAACACTTTGAAATACACCaatcatcaacagaaaCTTAGAattgagaagttggaagCTGAAAATGATGCATTAAAGAATGATAAAGGGTTTACAGTTGATCCTCCAGATGACCTTTCATTGGTTGACATCCCCGAAGTAGATTTGcatttgatcaaggaaTCTCGTTAtcagttgaccaagtccaTGAAAGAAGTGATCCATTTATTGAAAAGTCCTGTTAATGCAAATGTCGATTACCTTGAATTACCCAATGTAACCGATACCTCCAATTCATTTGATGAATTGTTGTCTAATGACAACTTTGTTTTTAATGCATACAATAGATCGAACGGAGGTGCCAATGACGATGGAAACAAAACTTCGcttgtcaacaagttttttaATGACGATTCTCACCTGGAGTCCGAAGACAACAGTGATCCGGTCCACCTGGGCTCACTTAGCGAGAAGTTTGATAAAATGACCCTTGAGGCTGAATCGCCAGTTTCGACAGAATCTTTAGATGTGGCTGAAAGTGATACTGAAAcggtgattttggatggaagcaatgatttcaaatttaATGATATCGATAATATAGAGCCcaatattgatgatgaaatcaaaaatcCTCCTCCACAACTAGTTGAGACCAAACTCACTATTAAAAACGATGAGTTCAAGCATGTCAAGGTATTTAGGAATGCCAGTGACAAACACATCATGTACTTACACTACGATAATTTCGAAACCCCCGATGAGTTGAGGATTACATTGCATGACGCCGAAAGTGACCAGGAAGTCATGTCAGTTACTAGCAATACATCATTGATCGATGGGATTGAAGAGATTCTTGAGTTATACATTTTGTCTTTTGACGTTGAGAATGAGGTTATTCGCATGTTGGCAGTTTACGATTCTGGTCAAATCAGCCAAATCGTTTTAGATCAGGAAGATTCTATGTCTAGCCTTATTTCTAGTCCTACATTAAATGGCACGAATATTTTGTCTTCTGCattggttgaatttgatcaTAAGCGAACAGGAAAGAATAAGTCGTTTGGGTTGGCAGTGTCCTTTTCCAGTAAACCACAAGCAACCATCAAGCTTTACGACCTAAATGCTGGTCCTAGAAACGACATCACAGTCAAAGAAATTGGCTCATATAAtaagaacttcttcaaattcaaatccGCTGTTGAAGGATCAAATTTTAAGATTCTTAAATGGTTTAAGAGTAACAGTCAACACACCGACACTCCTAAAAAGGGACATACACATAGCCGCTCATTATCAAATTCCGATAGTTCTTTGAGTCCGTACAACTTGGTATTGAATCTTGGAGGTGCCATTTTCCTATTCAACATTGCCAGCAAAGTGAGCACGCCCATCAGCGATTTAACTACTCATTTCAACTCGGATCTAGAAAATAACAACCATAATCTTGTGATTCGAAGTCCAATTGATTCTACATCGTTTCAATTGGAGATATATGATTTGACGAGCAAAAACCCTGGAGATCCCAACTATATTACTTgcgatgaagttgatgacCTTGATCGCGATCCCGAATCGGCCTACACTACGATTTTCTCTAGTGATAATGTCCTGTACATCATAGAAATCCTGAAGTCCCGATTGAAAATGTACAATAACTTGTTTACATTGTTAGAGAGTTTCCCGGTGACTTATAAAGATGCATACAAGGTTGGAAATACTATTGTGCTCCAGCAAGATGAGGAATTATTGATGTTTAGAATTAAGTAA
- the NEW1 gene encoding [NU+] prion formation protein 1 (EggNog:ENOG503NUZG; COG:E,J) — translation MSKKQSFDDFLKKQKQAQQQKTGFGYKNAGINQSASNYYTQGFIPGDVNNVASQPQGQQGFPNGYPVDGSQQGFQGYHPQAYNPQAYQPQTYQGYDNQPRSAIRSPIESFTSSARSTPDPNSSTTSLSSLGGTLTKLNIKDSPIEENIMNIERATKLSEVKTEIDNILSLIESKSISVINDWKFLDIVKSLAKPKNTPLLREASALIIQQLSIKLGGQTPKEAYFTQFIGTTYDFAADKDKNVVKAGHVAANSLLGVFPVEALGSTVFDELLKYLKSSAKWNSKVACLDTVDKLIDEVPADLLELKFVKAVPILTDMATDFKPELAKHGLKVLKKFVKVLDNLDLQNKYDIIVETLADPQKVPNCIKNFSSVTFVAEVTEPALSLLVPILDKSLKMSSSSNEQLRQTVTVTENLTRLVNNKREIETFIPTLLPGVEKVFKNASLPEVRELASKALKVLKDAENEQGDGSFHGRLTLDQCKEFYLRNKEEYQPVIDALYIETDSVIAEYLSVVLQADAHVNDWKRLQEYLGMTVPVNNDISEELKESYISSLIAHLRGLYNPDTGSNNEDDDGAIEIVNADFSLAYGSRMLLNKTTLRLLKGHRYGLCGRNGAGKSTLMRAISKGQLEGFPSPEELRTCFVEHRLQGEEGDMDLVSFIASDPELKDVGREAIADALKEVGFPEERVAQHVGSLSGGWKMKLELARAMLMKADVLLLDEPTNHLDVANVKWLEDYLNEHNEITSLIVSHDSGFLDAVCTDIIHYENKKLAYYKGNLSEFVAVKPEGKSYYTLTDSNVKMAFPPPGMLSGVKSNTRAVARLANVTFAYPGAAKPSLKDVSCSLSLSSRVAILGPNGAGKSTLIKLLTGELVANEGKVEKHPNLRIGYIAQHALQHVEQHKEKTANQYLQWRYRFGDDREVLLKESRKISEDEKEMMSKEFSIDDGRGPRAIEGIVGRQKLKKSFQYEVKWKFWLPKYNSWVPKEVLIEQGFAKLLQKFDDHLASKEGLGYRDLTPSVISKHFEDVGLDSDIADHTPMGSLSGGQLVKVVIAGAMWNNPHLLVLDEPTNYLDRDSLGGLAVAIRDWSGGVVMISHNNEFVGALCPEQWHVENGEVVQRGHTAVDTNRFEGVDGDTESKEGSPAPSGPLPKKRADDDDSPANIKVRARKTKLTRNEKKAQAERRRLRHIDWLNSPKGTPKPADTDDEAD, via the coding sequence ATGTCGAAAAAGCAGTCGTTTGatgacttcttgaagaagcagaagcaaGCTCAACAACAGAAGACAGGTTTCGGTTATAAAAATGCCGGAATTAACCAATCTGCTTCCAATTATTACACTCAAGGATTCATACCAGGAGATGTGAATAATGTTGCATCCCAGCCACAAGGTCAACAGGGTTTTCCAAACGGTTATCCAGTGGATGGAAGCCAGCAGGGATTCCAAGGGTACCACCCACAAGCTTACAACCCACAAGCGtatcaaccacaaacctATCAAGGATATGATAATCAACCTAGAAGTGCCATTAGAAGCCCAATTGAAAGTTTCACTTCAAGTGCTAGATCAACTCCAGACCCAAactcttccaccacctctTTAAGCTCTTTAGGTGGAACCTTGACTAAGTTGAATATTAAGGACTCCcccattgaagaaaacatCATGAACATTGAAAGAGCTACCAAGTTAAGTGAAGTTAAGACGGAAATCGATAATATTTTGTCTTTAATTGAATCTAAATCCATTTCAGTTATAAATGATTGGAAATTTCTCGATATagtcaagtctttggcCAAACCCAAAAATACTCCATTGTTAAGAGAAGCTTCTGCTTTGATTATCCAACAATTATCCATTAAGCTTGGCGGTCAAACTCCAAAAGAAGCCTACTTCACACAATTCATAGGTACCACTTATGACTTTGCTGCCGATAAAGATAAGAATGTTGTGAAGGCTGGCCATGTGGCTGCCAACTCTTTATTGGGAGTTTTCCCAGTTGAAGCGTTGGGATCAACAGTATTTGACGAGCTCTTGAAGTACCTCAAATCGTCTGCCAAGTGGAACTCCAAGGTTGCTTGTTTGGACACGGTTGATAAATTAATTGACGAGGTTCCAGCtgacttgttggaattgaagttcGTTAAGGCAGTCCCAATTCTTACTGATATGGCTACTGATTTCAAGCCTGAATTGGCCAAGCATGGTTTGAAggtcttgaagaagtttgttaaagttcttgacaatTTGGATTTGCAGAACAAGTATGAcattattgttgaaactTTAGCTGATCCCCAAAAAGTCCCCAACTgtatcaagaacttctccTCTGTAACGTTTGTGGCAGAAGTCACTGAACCAGCCTTATCCTTATTGGTGCCTATTTTGGAcaagtcattgaaaatgTCCTCTTCCTCCAATGAGCAATTGAGACAGACTGTTACAGTCACTGAAAACTTGACCAGATTGGTCAATAATAAGCGTGAAATTGAAACCTTTATTCCAACCTTGTTAccaggtgttgaaaaagtgtTCAAGAATGCTTCATTACCAGAAGTTAGAGAATTGGCCAGCAAGGCCTTGAAAGTGTTAAAAGATGCTGAAAATGAACAGGGTGATGGAAGTTTCCATGGAAGATTAACCTTAGACCAATGCAAGGAATTCTACCtcagaaacaaagaagaGTACCAACCAGTGATCGATGCCCTATATATCGAAACTGATTCTGTGATCGCCGAATACTTGTCGGTTGTGTTACAAGCCGATGCTCATGTCAATGATTGGAAACGTCTTCAAGAATACTTGGGTATGACTGTCCCCGTTAACAACGATATTTCcgaagaattgaaagaaagcTATATCTCAAGCCTTATAGCTCATTTAAGAGGGTTATATAACCCTGATACTGGATCTaacaatgaagatgatgatggagCCATTGAAATTGTCAACGCCGACTTCTCTTTGGCTTATGGTTCTCGtatgttgttgaacaaaaccACTTTGCGGTTGTTAAAGGGCCACAGATACGGTCTTTGTGGTAGAAATGGTGCTGGTAAGTCCACTTTAATGAGGGCTATTTCCAAGGGTCAATTGGAAGGTTTTCCAAGCCCCGAAGAGCTTAGGACttgttttgttgaacatcgtttacaaggagaagaaggtgataTGGATCTTGTTAGTTTTATTGCTTCTGACCCAGAACTTAAAGATGTTGGACGTGAAGCCATCGCTGATGCCTTGAAGGAGGTTGGCTTCCCAGAAGAAAGAGTTGCCCAGCATGTGGGATCTTTATCTGGTGGatggaagatgaaattaGAATTGGCAAGAGCTATGTTGATGAAAGCTGATGTTTTATTGTTGGACGAACCTACCAATCACTTGGATGTTGCCAATGTCAAATGGTTAGAAGATTACTTGAACGAACACAACGAAATTACATCTTTGATTGTTTCCCACGACTCTGGTTTCTTAGATGCTGTTTGTACTGATATTATCCACTacgaaaacaaaaagttggCTTACTACAAGGGTAACTTGTCTGAATTTGTGGCTGTTAAGCCAGAAGGTAAGTCATACTACACGTTAACAGACTCCAACGTTAAGATGGCTTTCCCACCTCCCGGTATGTTATCTGGTGTTAAGTCTAATACCAGAGCTGTTGCTCGTTTAGCAAATGTAACTTTTGCTTACCCAGGAGCAGCCAAAccatctttgaaagacgtttcttgttctttaTCATTATCCTCTCGTGTTGCCATCTTAGGTCCAAATGGTGCTGGTAAATCcactttgatcaagttattgacTGGTGAATTAGTTGCCAACGAAGGTAAGGTTGAAAAGCATCCAAACTTAAGAATCGGTTATATTGCCCAACATGCTTTACAAcatgttgaacaacacaAAGAAAAGACTGCCAACCAGTATTTGCAATGGCGTTATagatttggtgatgatagAGAAGTGttattgaaagaatcaagaaagatCTCTGAAGACGAGAAAGAGATGATGAGCAAAGAATTCAGCATTGATGATGGAAGAGGCCCAAGAGCCATTGAAGGTATAGTCGGAAGAcaaaaattgaaaaaatctTTCCAATATGAAGTGAAGTGGAAGTTCTGGCTTCCCAAATATAACTCCTGGGTTCCAAAAGAGGTGTTGATAGAACAAGGATTTGCAAAATTACTCCAAAAGTTTGATGATCATTTGGCATCTAAAGAAGGTTTAGGATATCGTGACTTGACTCCATCAGTAATCAGTAAgcattttgaagatgttggtCTTGATAGTGATATTGCTGACCATACTCCAATGGGATCATTGTCTGGAGGACAATTAGTTAAAGTTGTCATCGCCGGAGCCATGTGGAATAATCCCCATTTATTAGTTCTTGATGAGCCAACCAATTATTTGGATCGTGACTCATTAGGAGGTCTTGCGGTAGCTATTAGAGATTGGAGTGGTggagtggtgatgatttcacATAACAATGAGTTTGTGGGTGCCTTATGTCCTGAACAATGGCACGTTGAAAACGGTGAAGTGGTTCAAAGAGGCCATACAGCTGTTGACACTAACAGATTCGAAGGTGTCGATGGTGATACCGAAAGTAAAGAAGGATCTCCAGCGCCTTCAGGTCCTCTTCCTAAAAAGAGagctgatgatgatgactcTCCTGCTAATATCAAGGTGAGAGCTCGTAAAACAAAGTTGACTAGAAACGAAAAGAAGGCCCAGGCGGAAAGGAGAAGATTGCGTCACATAGATTGGTTGAACAGTCCAAAGGGAACTCCTAAACCTGCGGATACCGATGATGAAGCAGATTAA